One stretch of Bacillus sp. 2205SS5-2 DNA includes these proteins:
- a CDS encoding lysophospholipid acyltransferase family protein, with the protein MNNLKKSKYFQKRLSLYITFQLKRKFHAIHIVDGRKKASARSKLYLVNHSSWWDGLIIFYLNHLLIKEDSYAMMSAQGLIDHPFFEKIGAFPVDPSSPKNMVKSLQFAEKLLDEQKSLWIFPQGKEEHVEKRPLTFMNGASYLISKKQSLVVIPVAMYYSFRHYERPELFIRIGEETLIKKANYQSRDDLTVELQTKVEGLLNHIRADLIEENIVDYENLLKGFQTLSDLPTTVKRFFHKGESS; encoded by the coding sequence ATGAATAATCTTAAAAAAAGTAAATATTTTCAAAAGCGATTATCCCTATATATAACCTTTCAATTAAAACGTAAATTTCATGCCATACATATTGTAGATGGACGAAAAAAAGCTTCTGCTAGGTCGAAATTATATCTTGTGAATCATTCCTCCTGGTGGGATGGTTTGATTATTTTTTATTTAAATCATTTGCTCATTAAGGAAGATAGCTATGCCATGATGAGTGCCCAAGGACTGATAGATCATCCTTTTTTTGAAAAAATCGGTGCATTCCCAGTGGATCCATCTTCTCCTAAAAATATGGTAAAGTCATTACAGTTTGCGGAAAAGTTATTGGATGAACAGAAAAGCTTGTGGATTTTTCCTCAAGGAAAAGAAGAACATGTAGAAAAAAGACCCTTAACCTTTATGAATGGAGCGAGCTACTTAATTTCAAAAAAGCAATCTTTAGTTGTAATCCCGGTAGCAATGTATTATTCGTTTAGGCATTATGAGAGACCTGAACTTTTCATTCGCATAGGTGAGGAAACACTGATTAAGAAAGCTAATTACCAAAGTCGAGATGATCTAACGGTAGAGCTACAAACTAAAGTGGAAGGTTTGTTAAATCACATTCGAGCTGATCTCATAGAAGAAAACATAGTTGATTATGAGAATCTGCTAAAAGGTTTTCAAACTTTAAGTGATTTACCGACTACGGTGAAAAGGTTCTTTCATAAGGGGGAGTCTTCTTGA
- a CDS encoding carotenoid biosynthesis protein — translation MISIIEWIWGIFLIWYVVGLALVGFNLLPLGLEWANAVFLYLAGTVACIYWLLSFTKRMFIFLFVLFVFGITIFAEFLGVKYGLIFGQYHYEQDFGIQILGVPLTIGFAWVMVIVTSMAFFIPLLQLNKTISRGILYAVGTSLLAVTMDLIIDPVAFIVKEYWIWDEGGVYYNIPTKNFFGWFFVSFFLQSLIYIFVSEKTFNSDSVWERRMRLLYLLVLGMFLLTAVVNGLLVGVTITMISFILAMSFRKWSVHNE, via the coding sequence GATATTTCTCATTTGGTATGTAGTAGGGTTGGCGTTAGTCGGCTTTAATTTGCTACCGCTAGGTTTAGAATGGGCCAACGCTGTGTTTTTGTATTTAGCGGGTACTGTAGCCTGTATTTATTGGCTATTATCTTTTACTAAACGGATGTTTATATTCCTATTTGTGCTATTCGTGTTTGGAATAACTATTTTTGCTGAATTTCTAGGAGTGAAGTATGGATTGATTTTTGGTCAATATCACTATGAACAGGATTTTGGCATTCAAATTTTGGGTGTCCCTCTTACGATTGGATTCGCTTGGGTTATGGTCATTGTTACGAGTATGGCGTTTTTTATTCCTTTGCTCCAACTAAATAAAACGATATCAAGGGGCATTCTCTATGCAGTAGGGACGTCATTGCTAGCGGTGACGATGGATTTAATAATTGATCCTGTGGCTTTCATTGTAAAAGAATATTGGATTTGGGATGAAGGAGGAGTATATTATAACATTCCTACGAAAAATTTTTTTGGTTGGTTTTTCGTGTCTTTTTTCTTACAATCTCTTATCTATATTTTTGTCTCAGAAAAAACCTTCAATTCCGATTCAGTGTGGGAACGTCGAATGAGACTATTATATTTACTCGTTTTAGGAATGTTTCTTCTAACAGCCGTTGTAAATGGATTACTAGTGGGTGTAACGATAACAATGATTAGTTTTATTTTGGCCATGTCATTCAGGAAATGGAGTGTGCACAATGAATAA
- a CDS encoding glycosyltransferase: protein MIFILIGLLTLSILFTIVNIQTMPSLKRIDQNEKSLVSVLVPLRNEERNVPELIQTLKNLSYTHTEFLLLDDQSTDQTNRLLSTAIAGDNRFRLMDGVSLPNGWVGKVHACHRLASEAEGDYFFFLDADISVGKDAVQQALYLIKTYQSSMVSGFSHFQTKPFLAKLLVPFQHFFVFTLLPNLISNRTKWSAFTAAHGAFMFVESKAYQQVGGHKALKNSLLEDVHFARLLKKKGYRVTLANISRVSTCKMYETNQEVWQGFLKNIYIGLGKSPFAVGVFTLVYFTCYVLPLGLALAGFITGSLLLIVPLLLTFLQTGLVDVANRGERWHFLLTPFASATLIILLWASMIRFLGQQGVEWKGRTYL from the coding sequence TTGATCTTTATTTTGATAGGGCTATTAACACTAAGTATCCTGTTTACAATTGTAAATATCCAAACTATGCCGAGTTTAAAACGGATTGACCAGAACGAAAAATCCCTAGTCTCGGTTCTTGTTCCACTTCGAAATGAAGAAAGAAATGTTCCTGAATTAATACAGACACTAAAGAATTTATCGTATACACACACTGAATTTCTCCTCTTGGATGATCAATCAACGGATCAGACGAACCGTTTATTATCTACAGCAATTGCCGGAGACAACAGGTTTCGTCTTATGGACGGTGTTTCGTTGCCAAATGGCTGGGTCGGAAAAGTTCATGCATGTCATCGCTTAGCTTCGGAGGCGGAAGGGGACTATTTCTTTTTTCTTGATGCTGATATTTCTGTCGGTAAAGACGCTGTTCAACAAGCCCTCTACTTGATTAAGACCTATCAATCGAGTATGGTTAGTGGATTTTCACATTTCCAAACGAAACCTTTTCTAGCAAAGTTGTTAGTTCCGTTTCAACATTTTTTCGTCTTTACCTTGCTACCAAATCTAATAAGTAATCGAACGAAGTGGTCGGCATTTACCGCTGCTCATGGTGCATTTATGTTTGTTGAATCCAAAGCATATCAACAAGTGGGGGGACACAAGGCGCTAAAGAACTCTCTACTGGAGGATGTACACTTCGCTCGTTTACTGAAGAAAAAAGGCTACCGCGTAACCCTTGCAAATATATCGAGAGTCTCAACCTGTAAAATGTATGAAACGAATCAAGAAGTTTGGCAAGGATTTCTTAAAAATATATACATTGGCTTAGGGAAATCACCTTTTGCTGTTGGGGTCTTTACATTAGTGTATTTTACCTGTTATGTATTGCCTCTCGGATTGGCTCTTGCTGGTTTCATAACAGGAAGCCTGTTACTGATCGTTCCGTTGCTACTCACCTTCTTACAAACCGGACTAGTGGACGTAGCGAATAGGGGCGAACGATGGCATTTTTTACTCACTCCGTTTGCTAGTGCGACGTTGATTATCTTGCTTTGGGCCTCCATGATTCGCTTTTTAGGACAGCAAGGAGTGGAGTGGAAAGGAAGAACATACTTATGA